The Nocardioides sp. cx-173 genome segment CTCGCGGATGAAGCCGGGCAGTGTGCTGGTCGACATCGCGGTCGACCAGGGCGGCTGCTTCGAGGACACCCACGCCACGACGCACGCGGACCCGACGTACCAGGTGCACGGCTCGACGTTCTACTGCGTGGCGAACATGCCCGGTGCGGTGCCGAACACCTCGACGTACGCGCTGACCAACGCGACGCTGCCCTACACCGTCAAGCTGGCCGATCGGGGCTGGATCGAGGCGAGCCGTCAGGACCACAGCCTGGCGCTGGGGCTCAACACCCATGCCGGACAGCTCACCAACGGGCCAGTCGGGGAGGCCGTCGGCATCGAGGCGGTCGCCCTGGAGAGCGTGCTGGGCTGAGTTGGGCGACACGAACCGGCCGGCCGATGTCGGCAAGGACATCGAGCGGGCGATCCGCACCTACCTCGAGCACCTGTCGGTGGAGAAGGGCCTCGCGGCCAACACCCTGACGTCGTACCGTCGCGACCTGCGGCGCTACCGGGCACACCTCGCGGCCGAGGGCGTCGAGCGGCTGGACCAGGTGAGCGAGGCGACCGTGTCCGGCTTCCTGATGCGGCTGCGCGAGGGGGACGAGGACCACCAGCCGCTCAGTGCCACCTCGGCCGCCCGGACCGTGGTCGCGGTGCGGGGCTTCCACAAGTTCGCCGTGGCCGACGGCCTGGCCACGCTGGACCCGGCCAGGGGCGTGAAGCCGCCGACCCCGGCCAAGCGGCTGCCCAAGGCGCTGCCGCTCTCGGACGTCGAGGCGATCCTGGAGGCGGCGGGTGCTCCGGGCACGACGCTGGCACTGCGCGACCGGGCGCTGCTCGAGGTGCTCTACGGCACCGGGGCCCGGATCTCGGAGGCCGTGGGCCTCGATGTGGACGACCTCGACGACGTCGACGGCACGGTCCTGCTGCGGGGCAAGGGCAGCAAGGAGCGCCTGGTGCCGATCGGCTCGTACGCCCGCGAGGCACTGTCGGCCTACCTGGTGCGGGCCCGGCCCGAGCTGGTGGCCACCGGCTCCGGGAGGGTCGGTGGCGCGCTCTTCCTCAACGCCCGCGGCGGTCGTCTCTCGCGCCAATCGGCGTGGGCGGTGCTGGTCAAGGCGGCCGACCGCGCCGGCATCACGCGCGACGTCTCGCCGCACACGATGCGCCACTCCTTCGCCACGCACCTGCTCGACGGCGGCGCCGACGTCCGCGTCGTTCAGGAGCTGCTCGGTCACGCCTCGGTGACCACGACTCAGGTCTACACGCTGGTCACCGTCGACAACCTGCGCGAGGTCTTCGCGACCGCGCACCCCCGGGCGCGCGACTGAGTCCGCGGGCGTTGGGGAGAATGTCCCTCGTGAGCCCCCCACGCGCCTGCGCCCATCCCTCCGACGGTCCGGCCCTGACCGCCGGCGCCGGGTGGCACCACGTCCCGACGGTGCTGGACGAGCGGTGAGCGACCTCCTCGAGGAGATCACCACCGCGGTCGCCGCACGCGGCCTGGAGCTCTACCCGCATCAGGAGGAGGCCATCCTCGCGCTGCTCTCCGGCGACAACGTGGTGCTCGCGACGCCGACCGGCTCCGGCAAGTCGCTGGTGGCGGAGGCCGCGCACCACGCCGCGCTCGCCGAGGACCGGGTGTCGTTCTACACCGCGCCCATCAAGGCGCTGGTGAGCGAGAAGTTCTTCGCGCTGTGCGCGGTCTTCGGAGCCGAGAACGTCGGCATGCTCACCGGCGACGCCTCGGTCAACGTCGACGCGCCCATCATCTGCTGCACCGCCGAGGTGCTCGCCAACATCGCCCTGCGCGAGGGCGCCGACGCCGACGTCGGGCTGGTCGTGATGGACGAGTTCCACTACTACGCCGAGCCGGACCGCGGCTGGGCCTGGCAGGTGCCGATCCTGGCGCTGCCGCACGCGCAGTTTCTGCTGATGTCGGCGACCCTGGGCGACGTCAGCGACATCGCCGCGGACCTGAGCCGGCGTACCGGCCGCGAGACCGCCGTCGTGGACGACGCCGAGCGCCCGGTGCCGCTGTCGTTCGAGTGGTCGCTCACCCCCCTCGACGAGACCGTGCAGCGGCTCGTCGAGGAGCGGCAGGCCCCGGTCTACGTCGTGCACTTCACGCAGAAGGACGCCGTGGAGCACGCCACCAGCCTGCTCTCGCCGAGCTCGGCCATCGGCAAGCTCAGCCAGGCCGACAAGGACGCCATCGCCGAGGTGATCGGCGCGTTCCGGTTCGGGTCGGGCTTCGGCAAGACGCTGTCCAAGATGGTGCGCCGCGGGATCGGCATCCACCACGCCGGCATGCTGCCGCGCTACCGGCGCCTGGTGGAGCAGCTGGCCCAGGCGGGGCTGCTCACCGTGATCTGCGGCACCGACACGCTCGGCGTGGGCATCAACGTCCCGATCCGCACGGTGCTGTTCACCGGGCTGGCGAAGTTCGACGGCAGCCGGCAGCGGATCCTGCGCACCCGGGAGTTCCTGCAGATCGCCGGCCGTGCCGGACGGGCCGGGTTCGACACGGCGGGCTACGTCGTGGTCCAGGCGCCCGAGCACGTCATCGAGAACGACCGCGCCCGCAAGAAGGCCGACGCCAAGAACGCCACGATGAGCGCGGAGAAGCAGGCCAAGCGCAAGAGCAAGGCGCAGCTCAAGAAGCCCCCCGAGGGCATGGTGGTGTGGACCGAGCAGACCTTCGACAAGCTGGTCAACGGCGAGTCCGAGCGGCTGCAGTCGCGGATGAGGGTTGACAACGCGATGCTGGTCAACGTCCTCGCCCGCGAGGAGGACGCCTTCCCGGTGCTCCGCAGCCTGCTCGAGGACAACCACGAGGACCGCCGCAGCCAGCTCCGGCTCTGCCGGCGCGCGTTGCGCCTGATGCGGAGCCTGGTGCACTCCGGCACGGTGACGCGCCTCGACGAGCCCGACGAGTTCGGCCGGCGCTACGTCCTCACGGTCGACCTCCCGGAGGACTTCGCCCTCAACCAGCCGCTGGCGCACTTCGCCCTGGCCGCGCTCGACGTCCTGGATCCGGAGAGCGAGACCTACACCCTCGACATCCTCTCGGTGATCGAGGCGGTGCTCGAGGCACCTCGGCAGATCCTGTTCGCCCAGCAGCGCGCCGCGCGCGGCGTCGCGATCGGGGAGATGAAGGCCGACGGCATCGAGTACGACGAGCGGATGCTGCTGCTGG includes the following:
- a CDS encoding DEAD/DEAH box helicase; the encoded protein is MSDLLEEITTAVAARGLELYPHQEEAILALLSGDNVVLATPTGSGKSLVAEAAHHAALAEDRVSFYTAPIKALVSEKFFALCAVFGAENVGMLTGDASVNVDAPIICCTAEVLANIALREGADADVGLVVMDEFHYYAEPDRGWAWQVPILALPHAQFLLMSATLGDVSDIAADLSRRTGRETAVVDDAERPVPLSFEWSLTPLDETVQRLVEERQAPVYVVHFTQKDAVEHATSLLSPSSAIGKLSQADKDAIAEVIGAFRFGSGFGKTLSKMVRRGIGIHHAGMLPRYRRLVEQLAQAGLLTVICGTDTLGVGINVPIRTVLFTGLAKFDGSRQRILRTREFLQIAGRAGRAGFDTAGYVVVQAPEHVIENDRARKKADAKNATMSAEKQAKRKSKAQLKKPPEGMVVWTEQTFDKLVNGESERLQSRMRVDNAMLVNVLAREEDAFPVLRSLLEDNHEDRRSQLRLCRRALRLMRSLVHSGTVTRLDEPDEFGRRYVLTVDLPEDFALNQPLAHFALAALDVLDPESETYTLDILSVIEAVLEAPRQILFAQQRAARGVAIGEMKADGIEYDERMLLLDAITWPQPLAELLEGVYEIYRGTHPWLREDALDPKSIVREMYEQGMSFTDFVGRYELARSEGLVLRYLTDAYRTLRQTVPEAHRTPELDDLIEWLGETVRQTDSSLLDEWEALSDPEHVARTVAEGTPPPMNRPISAQERPFTIMIRNAMFRRVELVARDDLDGLMALERAAADRTDPPGEVLMTRSAWDAAIEEYYAEHDRVDLGPDARGPSLLAVQRSGRRWEVRQTIHDPEGNHDWVIEAVVDLDLSDELGELALTTTAMRCLGD
- the xerD gene encoding site-specific tyrosine recombinase XerD; its protein translation is MGDTNRPADVGKDIERAIRTYLEHLSVEKGLAANTLTSYRRDLRRYRAHLAAEGVERLDQVSEATVSGFLMRLREGDEDHQPLSATSAARTVVAVRGFHKFAVADGLATLDPARGVKPPTPAKRLPKALPLSDVEAILEAAGAPGTTLALRDRALLEVLYGTGARISEAVGLDVDDLDDVDGTVLLRGKGSKERLVPIGSYAREALSAYLVRARPELVATGSGRVGGALFLNARGGRLSRQSAWAVLVKAADRAGITRDVSPHTMRHSFATHLLDGGADVRVVQELLGHASVTTTQVYTLVTVDNLREVFATAHPRARD